A region from the Bacillus sp. Marseille-P3661 genome encodes:
- a CDS encoding thermonuclease family protein — protein sequence MCVSLFCKSKYLNIINLVCLFLLLGCSSSNLNHSAVVTNVVDGDTFDIMINNKEERVRLLLVDTPETKHPSKPVQPFGKEASQFTRDILEGKEVMVELDISERDKYGRLLAYIWVDGKMINEMLLEKGLARVAYVYAPNTKYVDSFYDIQKQAQKAAVGIWSIENYVDDDGFNDERGLANADKLPSTGEGDCTIKGNINSKGEKIYHTVESPSYKQTKPEVLFCSEEEAKAAGFRAPFN from the coding sequence ATGTGTGTATCCTTATTTTGTAAAAGTAAATATTTGAATATTATTAATCTGGTATGTTTATTTTTACTTTTAGGCTGCTCATCAAGTAATCTAAACCATTCAGCGGTTGTAACAAATGTTGTCGACGGTGATACTTTCGACATTATGATTAATAATAAAGAAGAAAGAGTTCGTTTGCTTTTAGTCGATACCCCTGAAACAAAGCATCCAAGTAAACCGGTACAGCCATTTGGTAAAGAAGCATCACAGTTTACGAGAGATATCCTTGAGGGCAAAGAAGTAATGGTGGAACTAGATATTTCTGAAAGAGATAAATACGGTCGCTTGCTCGCTTATATATGGGTGGATGGAAAAATGATCAACGAAATGCTCCTTGAAAAAGGGTTAGCTCGTGTTGCTTATGTTTATGCTCCAAATACGAAGTATGTAGACTCTTTTTACGACATACAAAAACAAGCCCAAAAAGCAGCAGTTGGAATTTGGAGTATTGAAAACTATGTTGATGATGATGGCTTTAATGATGAACGCGGCTTAGCAAATGCGGACAAGCTCCCATCAACAGGAGAGGGGGATTGTACAATAAAGGGAAATATTAATTCGAAAGGTGAAAAAATTTACCACACAGTTGAATCTCCATCCTACAAACAAACGAAGCCGGAAGTTTTGTTTTGCAGTGAAGAAGAAGCCAAGGCCGCAGGATTTCGTGCTCCGTTTAACTAA
- a CDS encoding Dps family protein gives MGQLTDVLNKQIANWSVLYVKLHNYHWYVKGGHFFTLHTKFEEFYNEASLHIDELAERLLTIGGEPIATMKGYLEVSSIQEATGTETAEQMVQTLINDFSMVVGELKEGMALAEELNDEITGDMLLAIHGGLEKHVWMLKAFLGKTVE, from the coding sequence ATGGGACAACTTACTGATGTTTTAAACAAACAAATTGCCAATTGGAGCGTACTATATGTGAAACTTCATAATTATCATTGGTATGTCAAAGGTGGACATTTCTTTACACTACATACAAAGTTCGAAGAATTTTATAATGAAGCGAGCCTACATATTGATGAATTGGCAGAACGATTATTGACTATAGGCGGCGAGCCAATTGCAACGATGAAAGGATATCTAGAGGTTTCATCCATTCAAGAAGCAACTGGAACTGAAACAGCAGAACAAATGGTACAAACATTAATTAATGACTTTTCGATGGTTGTAGGCGAGCTAAAAGAAGGAATGGCATTAGCAGAAGAGCTAAATGATGAAATCACAGGCGATATGTTGTTGGCTATTCATGGTGGTCTAGAGAAACATGTATGGATGCTTAAAGCTTTTTTAGGTAAAACAGTTGAATAA
- a CDS encoding ABC transporter substrate-binding protein — translation MLNKKWMMTLVTLMFFMITLVGCGTNNADETTPPSEKPTETEQTETTTTYTVEHAMGTTEIQGTPEKIVILTNEGTEALLAMGVTPVGAVKSWTGDPWYVHIAEQMEGVTEVGTESEPNLEAIAALQPDLIIGNKMRQEAVYEQLSAIAPTVFAETLRGDWQENFKLYSKAINKEDKGQEVLNAYNERITAFKEKAGDKLNLEISMVRFMGGDVRIYQKDTFSGVILEQIGFARPESQDVDEFAIKGATKEMIPQMEGDVLFYFTYETGDGEANKVEEEWLNDPLFQKLEVVQRGDIHKVDDAIWNTAGGVLAANLMIDDLEKIFLNE, via the coding sequence ATGTTAAACAAAAAATGGATGATGACACTAGTTACACTAATGTTTTTTATGATTACATTAGTGGGCTGTGGCACAAACAATGCAGATGAGACAACGCCTCCATCTGAAAAACCAACAGAAACTGAACAAACAGAAACAACTACTACATACACGGTAGAACACGCAATGGGTACAACCGAAATCCAAGGGACTCCAGAAAAAATTGTTATTCTGACAAATGAAGGAACAGAAGCGCTTTTAGCAATGGGAGTTACACCCGTGGGTGCTGTTAAATCATGGACTGGTGACCCTTGGTATGTACATATTGCCGAGCAAATGGAAGGTGTTACTGAAGTTGGGACAGAAAGTGAACCAAATCTTGAAGCAATCGCCGCTCTTCAGCCAGATTTAATTATTGGAAACAAAATGCGCCAGGAAGCGGTTTACGAGCAACTAAGTGCAATTGCACCAACAGTGTTTGCTGAAACACTTCGTGGGGATTGGCAAGAAAACTTTAAGCTATACTCAAAAGCGATTAATAAAGAAGACAAAGGACAAGAAGTTCTCAACGCATACAACGAACGAATCACTGCATTTAAAGAAAAAGCTGGGGATAAGCTAAATTTAGAAATTTCAATGGTTCGTTTCATGGGTGGCGACGTCCGTATTTATCAAAAAGATACATTTTCTGGCGTAATTTTAGAACAAATCGGATTTGCACGACCTGAATCTCAAGATGTAGATGAATTTGCAATTAAAGGGGCTACAAAAGAAATGATTCCTCAAATGGAGGGTGACGTTCTTTTCTACTTTACGTATGAAACTGGTGACGGTGAAGCGAACAAAGTTGAAGAAGAGTGGTTAAATGACCCTCTATTCCAAAAGCTTGAAGTTGTTCAGCGTGGCGATATCCACAAAGTGGATGATGCAATTTGGAATACTGCTGGCGGTGTTTTAGCGGCAAATCTTATGATTGATGACTTAGAGAAAATCTTTTTAAATGAGTAA
- a CDS encoding FecCD family ABC transporter permease yields the protein MVLKSVSLKIWGLLFGVLLLLLSICISIVYGYTETTWGLAFKAFTEFDGSNEHLVIQTVRLPRALIGAAIGASLGIAGALMQALTRNPLADPKILGINSGASFAIVLAVSFFSITSLGAFVWIAFAGAAIAGVIVFILGTVGKEGLTPMKFTLAGAAIWGLFSSFTQGLLVLNEKALEEVLFWLAGSISGRKMEYLNSVFPYLVVAWIGSISIARHINLLTMGEDVAKGLGQRTGLIKFLAGILIILLAGSSVAVVGPVGFIGIIVPHIARLLVGIDHRWVIPYCAIIGGVLLNLADISARYIIMPQEIPVGVMTAIIGTPFFIYIARKGMTKR from the coding sequence ATGGTTTTAAAGTCAGTATCTTTAAAGATATGGGGTTTATTGTTCGGAGTACTTTTATTACTTTTATCTATTTGTATAAGTATTGTATATGGCTATACTGAAACAACATGGGGCTTAGCATTTAAAGCTTTTACAGAGTTCGATGGATCAAATGAGCATTTAGTTATTCAAACAGTAAGGTTGCCACGTGCGCTCATAGGTGCAGCTATTGGAGCTAGTCTCGGGATAGCTGGCGCATTAATGCAAGCTTTAACAAGAAATCCGTTAGCTGATCCTAAAATTCTTGGCATTAACTCGGGTGCTAGTTTTGCAATTGTTCTAGCTGTTTCTTTTTTTTCAATAACATCACTAGGGGCGTTTGTCTGGATTGCTTTCGCAGGAGCTGCCATTGCAGGAGTTATTGTATTCATCCTTGGAACTGTTGGAAAAGAAGGCTTAACGCCAATGAAATTCACATTAGCTGGAGCAGCAATTTGGGGATTGTTTTCATCTTTTACTCAAGGGCTTTTAGTTTTAAATGAAAAAGCGCTTGAAGAGGTTTTATTTTGGCTAGCTGGCTCGATTTCAGGAAGAAAAATGGAATATCTAAATAGCGTATTTCCTTACCTAGTGGTAGCCTGGATTGGTTCCATTAGTATTGCTCGTCACATAAATTTATTGACAATGGGGGAGGATGTTGCAAAAGGACTAGGACAACGCACAGGACTGATTAAATTTCTTGCTGGTATTCTGATTATTTTACTGGCAGGTTCTTCTGTTGCTGTTGTTGGTCCTGTGGGTTTTATAGGTATTATCGTGCCACACATTGCTCGTTTGCTAGTTGGAATAGATCATCGTTGGGTTATTCCTTATTGTGCAATAATTGGAGGGGTATTGCTTAATCTTGCCGATATAAGTGCGCGATATATTATTATGCCGCAGGAAATTCCGGTAGGAGTGATGACCGCCATTATCGGTACACCATTCTTTATATATATTGCACGCAAGGGGATGACTAAGCGATGA
- a CDS encoding FecCD family ABC transporter permease: MKKYSPFRLRKGKVSFLIDKKAMFIFIILLICTLLLFLLSTGMGDMKISPLDVIAVIFGQGTEMHNLVVKSFRLPRILVALLVGMALAVSGAILQGIVRNPLASPDILGLTGGASVAVVGFLAIFSDKNNALTVSIHWMPLAAFIGATVIAILIYILAWDNGVSPIRLVLVGIGLFALTQAITTLLMILGPIYRASQANIWLTGSVYGSNWENVTILAPWTLLLLFITFVAARHINIQELGDSIATGVGSNVNKQRLFLLLLSTGLTGGAVAFAGGIGFVGLMAPHIARRLVGSAFGGLLPVSALVGAVLVMLADLIGRTMFGANEVPAGIFTAAIGAPYFIYLLFKTRNM; this comes from the coding sequence ATGAAAAAATATAGTCCGTTTCGATTGCGAAAAGGAAAAGTCTCTTTTCTAATTGATAAGAAAGCAATGTTCATTTTTATAATTCTATTAATATGCACTCTTTTATTATTTTTATTGAGCACTGGTATGGGTGATATGAAAATAAGTCCTTTAGATGTGATAGCTGTTATCTTCGGCCAAGGCACGGAAATGCATAATCTTGTTGTAAAATCGTTTCGGCTGCCAAGAATTCTGGTGGCGTTGTTAGTTGGAATGGCTTTAGCAGTATCAGGTGCAATTTTACAAGGAATTGTTAGGAACCCGTTGGCATCGCCGGATATTCTTGGTCTAACAGGTGGAGCATCAGTTGCAGTTGTTGGGTTTTTGGCTATTTTTAGTGATAAAAATAATGCCCTAACGGTAAGCATTCACTGGATGCCGTTAGCTGCATTTATCGGTGCAACAGTTATAGCTATTTTAATTTATATTCTTGCTTGGGATAATGGGGTTTCGCCCATTAGGTTGGTTCTAGTAGGCATAGGATTATTTGCACTTACTCAAGCAATTACAACCTTGTTAATGATTTTAGGTCCTATTTATCGAGCTAGCCAAGCTAATATTTGGTTAACTGGTTCGGTCTATGGCTCCAATTGGGAGAATGTTACAATACTAGCACCTTGGACCTTACTGTTATTATTCATAACATTTGTTGCAGCTCGACATATTAACATCCAAGAGCTAGGCGACTCAATTGCAACAGGTGTTGGCAGTAATGTTAATAAACAACGACTATTTTTACTATTGCTTAGTACGGGTTTGACTGGTGGCGCAGTTGCATTTGCTGGAGGGATCGGTTTCGTAGGCTTAATGGCACCTCATATAGCAAGAAGATTAGTTGGTTCAGCGTTTGGAGGATTATTGCCTGTTTCTGCACTCGTCGGGGCCGTATTAGTAATGCTTGCTGATTTAATTGGAAGAACAATGTTCGGGGCTAATGAAGTTCCAGCTGGGATTTTTACAGCAGCAATAGGTGCTCCTTATTTTATATATCTCTTATTTAAAACTCGGAATATGTAG